The Nakamurella deserti genome contains a region encoding:
- a CDS encoding cystathionine beta-synthase, translating into MRYANSVVELVGNTPLVRLNSLTEGLKPLVLAKVEYVNPGGSVKDRIAVKMIDAAEEAGLLKPGGTIVEPTSGNTGVGLALVAQQRGYKCVFVCPDKVSEDKRNVLRAYGAEVVVCPTAVAPEDPNSYYSVSDRLTREIPGAWKPDQYSNPANPASHYASTGPEIWKDTDGRITHFVTGVGTGGTISGTGRYLKEVSDGRVQVIGADPEGSVYSGGTGRPYLVEGVGEDFWPSAYDATVTDRIVAVSDKDSFETTRRLAREEGLLVGGSCGMAVAAALVVARDLTEDDVLVVLLPDGGRGYLSKIFSDSWMSSYGFMTRDTTATAGDVLRSKDGSLPALVHTHPNETVRDAVEILHEYGVSQMPVVNAEPPVMAGEISGAVSERELLDALFTGKASMSDPVKAHMSSTFPLVGAGEDVATARTALESADAVMVIEDGKPVGVLTRADLLAFLAK; encoded by the coding sequence GTGCGTTACGCCAACTCCGTCGTCGAGCTCGTCGGCAACACCCCGCTGGTCCGACTGAACTCGCTCACCGAGGGCCTCAAGCCACTGGTGCTGGCCAAGGTGGAGTACGTCAATCCGGGTGGATCGGTGAAGGACCGCATCGCGGTGAAGATGATCGACGCCGCCGAGGAGGCCGGCCTGCTCAAGCCGGGGGGCACCATCGTCGAGCCCACCAGCGGCAACACCGGCGTCGGGCTCGCGCTGGTCGCGCAGCAGCGCGGCTACAAGTGCGTGTTCGTCTGCCCGGACAAGGTCAGCGAGGACAAGCGCAACGTGCTGCGCGCCTACGGTGCCGAGGTCGTCGTCTGCCCGACCGCGGTGGCCCCCGAGGACCCGAACTCGTACTACAGCGTGTCCGATCGGCTGACCCGCGAGATCCCCGGCGCCTGGAAGCCCGATCAGTACTCCAACCCGGCCAACCCGGCGTCCCACTACGCCTCCACCGGGCCGGAGATCTGGAAGGACACCGACGGGCGGATCACCCACTTCGTCACCGGAGTGGGCACCGGCGGCACCATCTCGGGCACCGGGCGCTACCTCAAGGAGGTCTCCGACGGCCGCGTCCAGGTCATCGGCGCCGATCCGGAGGGCAGCGTCTATTCCGGCGGCACCGGCCGGCCCTACCTCGTCGAGGGCGTCGGCGAGGACTTCTGGCCGAGCGCCTACGACGCCACCGTCACCGACCGCATCGTCGCGGTGAGCGACAAGGACTCGTTCGAGACCACCCGCCGGCTCGCCCGCGAGGAGGGCCTGCTGGTCGGCGGCTCGTGCGGGATGGCGGTCGCCGCGGCGCTAGTGGTGGCCCGCGACCTGACCGAGGACGACGTGCTCGTCGTGCTGCTCCCCGACGGCGGCCGCGGCTACCTGTCCAAGATCTTCTCCGACAGCTGGATGTCCTCCTACGGCTTCATGACCCGCGACACCACCGCCACCGCCGGCGACGTGCTGCGGTCCAAGGACGGCAGCCTGCCCGCCCTGGTCCACACCCACCCGAACGAGACCGTCCGCGACGCCGTGGAGATCCTCCACGAGTACGGCGTCTCGCAGATGCCGGTGGTCAACGCCGAGCCGCCGGTGATGGCCGGCGAGATCTCGGGAGCGGTGTCCGAGCGGGAGCTGCTGGACGCGCTGTTCACCGGGAAGGCGTCGATGAGCGACCCGGTCAAGGCGCACATGTCGTCGACGTTCCCGCTGGTCGGAGCGGGTGAGGACGTGGCGACCGCGCGGACCGCGCTGGAGAGCGCCGACGCGGTGATGGTCATCGAGGACGGCAAGCCCGTCGGCGTGCTCACCCGTGCCGACCTGCTCGCCTTCCTGGCGAAGTAG
- a CDS encoding DUF501 domain-containing protein has protein sequence MTGTSVFGRQLTPPTDADIAALTAELGRPPRGLRAVAYRCAHDVPAVVQTAPRLPDGSPFPTLYYLCCSVLNSTVGRMEGEGVMAGMTDRLADDPELAVGYRAAHDAYLAERNALEDLGIEVTAGGMPTRVKCLHVLVAHALAAGPGVNPLGDEAIALLPQYSRGTPCVPATDPAEPAEDAG, from the coding sequence ATGACCGGCACGTCCGTCTTCGGGCGGCAGCTCACGCCCCCCACCGACGCCGACATCGCCGCCCTGACCGCCGAACTCGGCCGGCCACCCCGTGGGTTGCGGGCCGTCGCCTACCGGTGCGCGCACGACGTCCCCGCGGTGGTGCAGACCGCCCCCCGGTTGCCCGACGGCTCGCCGTTCCCGACGCTGTACTACCTGTGCTGCTCGGTGCTCAACTCCACCGTCGGCCGGATGGAGGGCGAGGGCGTGATGGCCGGCATGACCGACCGGCTCGCCGACGACCCGGAGCTGGCCGTCGGGTACCGGGCCGCGCACGACGCCTACCTGGCCGAACGCAACGCCCTCGAGGACCTGGGGATCGAGGTCACCGCGGGCGGGATGCCCACCCGGGTCAAGTGCCTGCACGTCCTCGTCGCGCACGCGCTCGCCGCCGGCCCGGGCGTCAACCCGCTGGGGGACGAGGCCATCGCCCTGCTGCCGCAGTACAGCCGCGGGACGCCGTGCGTCCCGGCCACCGACCCGGCGGAGCCGGCGGAGGACGCCGGGTGA
- a CDS encoding glycosyltransferase: protein MTSGADPAPSPEPPGGDGQAPRRAFPGSVGGPPPLGPPRVAVWRDEWLATSETFIANQIGATHRWKPVPAGLRVIPDGLPLRPARVLGDRISARIAHQIDAELALRLFYDSVLRREPVQVVHAHFGPDAVTVLPLARRLGLPLVVTFHGFDVTSAPAETGGAGRRYVDRLREVFDYADTLIAVSRFIAGRLRDLGAPSHKIVVAPIGIPVQPGTHDDQARCGVSFVGRLVPKKGVSDLIDGLAGVPRELLDGQPIRVIGYGPDETALRDRARRAGLPVEFLGKRDPAFIADTLARSRIFCGPSRTAANGDSEGFGMVYLEAALQAVPVVAYRHGGVPEAVADGETGLLVPEGDVAALTACLTRLLVDADAAAAMGAAGRRRVLEEFDIERRTLRLEEIYDRAVGR from the coding sequence GTGACGTCTGGTGCCGACCCCGCACCGTCCCCGGAGCCGCCGGGTGGGGACGGCCAGGCGCCGCGCCGGGCCTTCCCGGGTTCGGTGGGCGGGCCGCCTCCCCTGGGTCCACCGCGGGTGGCGGTGTGGCGGGACGAGTGGCTGGCGACGTCGGAGACGTTCATCGCCAACCAGATCGGCGCGACCCACCGCTGGAAGCCGGTGCCCGCCGGCCTGCGCGTGATCCCGGACGGGCTGCCCCTGCGACCGGCCCGCGTCCTGGGTGACCGCATCTCGGCCCGGATCGCCCACCAGATCGACGCGGAACTGGCCCTGCGGTTGTTCTACGACAGCGTGCTGCGCCGGGAGCCGGTGCAGGTCGTGCACGCGCACTTCGGCCCGGACGCCGTCACGGTGCTGCCGCTGGCTCGTCGCCTCGGACTTCCGCTGGTCGTCACCTTCCACGGCTTCGACGTGACCAGCGCTCCCGCGGAGACCGGTGGCGCGGGCCGCCGGTACGTCGACCGGCTGCGCGAGGTGTTCGACTACGCCGACACCCTCATCGCCGTCTCGCGCTTCATCGCCGGGCGGCTGCGCGACCTCGGCGCGCCGTCCCACAAGATCGTGGTCGCCCCCATCGGCATCCCGGTGCAGCCCGGGACCCACGACGACCAGGCACGGTGCGGCGTCAGTTTCGTCGGGCGGCTCGTGCCGAAGAAGGGCGTGTCGGACCTGATCGACGGACTGGCCGGGGTGCCCCGCGAGCTGCTCGACGGGCAGCCGATCCGGGTCATCGGGTACGGGCCCGACGAGACCGCGCTGCGCGACCGGGCCCGCCGGGCCGGCCTGCCGGTGGAGTTCCTCGGCAAGCGGGACCCCGCGTTCATCGCCGACACGCTCGCCCGCAGCCGGATCTTCTGCGGGCCGTCCCGCACGGCCGCCAACGGCGATTCCGAGGGTTTCGGGATGGTCTACCTGGAGGCGGCGCTGCAGGCCGTCCCGGTCGTGGCCTACCGGCACGGCGGGGTTCCGGAGGCCGTGGCCGACGGCGAGACCGGGCTGTTGGTACCGGAGGGCGACGTCGCGGCCCTCACCGCCTGCCTCACCCGGCTGCTGGTCGACGCCGACGCCGCCGCGGCGATGGGCGCCGCGGGTCGCCGGCGGGTGCTCGAGGAGTTCGACATCGAGCGGCGCACGCTGCGCCTCGAGGAGATCTACGACCGAGCGGTCGGCCGCTGA
- a CDS encoding Ppx/GppA phosphatase family protein gives MRVAAIDCGTNTIRLLVADLTATPRGITLVDVHREMRVVRLGESVDRTGLIQPGALDRTWAALSDYTAILRSSGATRVRMAATSATRDATNRQQFVDLVTSTLGQPPEVITGEEEAELSFRGAVGDLDPADGPFLVTDIGGGSTEIVIGTADRHGEVTLAGAVSVDLGSVRLTERILHGDPPTPAEVAQARRLITGTVSDALDGLPVSRVRTAVAVSGTATTVAAAAMRLPGYDPARIHLSRIGTGQVADAASFFLGATTAHRGALGYMYPGRVDVIGAGALILDVLVRQIARRVPLERITVSEHDILDGLALSLAL, from the coding sequence GTGAGGGTCGCCGCCATCGACTGCGGCACCAACACCATCCGGCTGCTGGTGGCCGACCTGACCGCCACCCCGCGGGGAATCACCCTGGTCGACGTGCACCGGGAGATGCGCGTCGTGCGTCTGGGGGAGAGCGTGGACCGGACGGGGCTCATCCAGCCCGGGGCGCTGGACCGCACCTGGGCGGCGCTGTCGGACTACACCGCGATCCTGCGGTCGTCCGGGGCGACCCGGGTGCGGATGGCCGCCACCTCGGCGACCCGCGACGCGACCAACCGGCAGCAGTTCGTCGACCTCGTGACCTCGACCCTGGGACAGCCGCCGGAGGTCATCACCGGCGAGGAGGAGGCGGAGCTGTCGTTCCGCGGGGCCGTCGGTGACCTCGACCCCGCCGACGGTCCGTTCCTCGTCACCGACATCGGCGGCGGCTCCACCGAGATCGTCATCGGCACCGCCGACCGGCACGGCGAGGTCACCCTGGCCGGCGCGGTCAGCGTGGACCTGGGCAGCGTCCGGCTCACCGAGCGCATCCTGCACGGCGACCCGCCGACCCCGGCCGAGGTCGCGCAGGCCCGCAGGCTCATCACCGGCACCGTGTCCGACGCGCTCGACGGCCTGCCGGTGTCGCGCGTCCGGACGGCCGTCGCGGTGTCCGGGACGGCGACGACGGTGGCCGCCGCGGCGATGCGGCTGCCCGGCTACGACCCGGCGCGCATCCACCTGTCGAGGATCGGGACCGGCCAGGTGGCCGACGCGGCGTCGTTCTTCCTGGGCGCGACCACCGCACACCGCGGGGCGTTGGGCTACATGTACCCGGGCCGCGTCGACGTCATCGGTGCGGGCGCGCTGATCCTGGACGTCCTGGTCCGCCAGATCGCCCGCCGGGTGCCGCTGGAGCGGATCACCGTCTCCGAGCACGACATCCTCGACGGACTGGCGCTGTCGCTGGCGCTCTGA
- a CDS encoding cystathionine gamma-synthase, with translation MRSDVGGGFSTRAIHAGQDPERTTGAVIVPIYQTSTFATDEVGTSKAGYDYSRAGNPTRTALEVALASTEGAQFGFTFASGMAAEDTLLRAALRPGDHIILPTDAYGGTYRLVNAILGPWGIEHTAVPLTDLDAVRAAVRPQTKMIMAETPTNPLLNIFDIPALADIAHTAGATLVVDNTFATPYLQNPLSLGADVVVHSTTKYVGGHSDVIGGALLLNDGELAAKIQLHSKSMGSGSSPFDSWLTLRGLKTLAVRMERHCDNAEKVAAMLSEHPRVSQVLYPGLTDHPGHHVAAQQMRRFGGMVSFRMAGGREDAIKVCSRTRVFLLAESLGGVESLIEHPGLMTHMSVAGSKLEVPDDLIRLSVGIEDVDDLLGDLTDALS, from the coding sequence CTGCGTTCCGACGTCGGAGGCGGCTTCTCCACCCGCGCCATCCACGCCGGTCAGGACCCGGAGCGCACCACCGGTGCGGTCATCGTGCCGATCTACCAGACCTCCACCTTCGCCACCGACGAGGTCGGCACCAGCAAGGCCGGCTACGACTACAGCCGCGCCGGCAACCCGACACGCACGGCCCTCGAGGTGGCGCTGGCGTCCACCGAAGGTGCCCAGTTCGGCTTCACCTTCGCCTCGGGGATGGCCGCCGAGGACACGCTGCTGCGCGCCGCGCTGCGCCCCGGGGACCACATCATCCTGCCGACCGATGCCTACGGGGGGACGTACCGGCTGGTCAACGCCATCCTCGGGCCGTGGGGCATCGAGCACACCGCGGTGCCGCTGACCGACCTGGACGCCGTCCGGGCCGCCGTGCGGCCCCAGACGAAGATGATCATGGCGGAGACGCCGACCAACCCGCTGCTCAACATCTTCGACATCCCGGCGCTGGCCGACATCGCGCACACCGCGGGCGCCACCCTCGTCGTCGACAACACCTTCGCCACCCCGTACCTGCAGAACCCGCTGTCACTCGGTGCCGACGTCGTCGTGCACTCCACCACCAAGTACGTCGGCGGACACTCCGACGTCATCGGCGGGGCGCTGCTGCTCAACGACGGTGAGCTCGCGGCGAAGATCCAGCTGCACTCCAAGTCGATGGGCAGCGGCTCGTCGCCGTTCGACTCGTGGTTGACGCTGCGCGGGCTCAAGACGCTCGCCGTCCGGATGGAGCGGCACTGCGACAACGCCGAGAAGGTCGCGGCCATGCTGTCCGAGCACCCGCGGGTGAGCCAGGTGCTCTACCCCGGGCTCACCGACCACCCCGGCCACCACGTCGCCGCACAGCAGATGCGCCGCTTCGGCGGCATGGTGTCGTTCCGGATGGCAGGCGGCCGCGAGGACGCGATCAAGGTCTGCTCGCGGACCCGGGTGTTCCTGCTGGCCGAGTCGCTGGGCGGGGTCGAGTCGCTCATCGAGCACCCGGGCCTGATGACGCACATGAGCGTCGCCGGGTCGAAGCTCGAGGTGCCGGACGACCTGATCCGGCTGTCCGTGGGGATCGAGGACGTCGACGATCTGCTCGGGGATCTGACGGATGCGTTGAGTTAG
- a CDS encoding FtsB family cell division protein encodes MTSPSSRRPRRTSRPDRAGVPRGRRSTRSGPPTTGPGRRTRTTTATTGTEPATAGSRFAGSRLTRQIAVLGMVLAVVALSLAYPLRTYLAQRADLAAAVERQHDLDQRIAELQIQQAALADPNFIAAEAKRRLQYVRPGDTVYVVQAPDLTPADATETAPTAPGGPWYATLWDTLSHPPGTAVDPGVLTPATTGPTG; translated from the coding sequence ATGACGTCACCGTCGAGTCGCCGCCCGCGCCGCACCTCCCGCCCCGACCGGGCGGGGGTGCCCCGCGGGCGGCGCTCCACCCGGTCCGGTCCACCCACGACCGGCCCCGGGCGGCGCACCCGCACCACCACCGCCACGACCGGGACCGAGCCGGCCACCGCCGGCAGCCGCTTCGCCGGCTCCCGGCTGACCCGGCAGATCGCCGTCCTCGGCATGGTCCTCGCCGTCGTCGCGCTGTCGCTGGCCTACCCGCTGCGCACGTACCTCGCGCAGCGCGCCGACCTCGCCGCCGCCGTCGAACGGCAGCACGACCTCGATCAGCGCATCGCCGAACTGCAGATCCAGCAGGCCGCCCTGGCCGACCCGAACTTCATCGCGGCGGAGGCGAAGCGCCGGCTGCAGTACGTCAGACCCGGCGACACCGTCTACGTCGTGCAGGCCCCGGACCTCACGCCGGCCGACGCGACCGAGACCGCGCCGACCGCTCCCGGCGGCCCGTGGTACGCCACGCTGTGGGACACGCTGTCCCACCCGCCCGGAACCGCCGTCGATCCCGGTGTGCTGACGCCGGCCACGACCGGGCCCACCGGATGA
- a CDS encoding Bax inhibitor-1/YccA family membrane protein, translating into MQKPRTSSNPAFKNVDAIVQAQQNAAPTASALQDMYNQPSYTPPATAGRRYLTVDDVIAKTATVLGVAIIAALATIWLQNSGTVNTYGLMIPALLVGFVLSMVIIFKRSSNPGLILAYSIAEGILLGAITGLFESIPQYEGIGLQALAGTMSVFVGMLVVYKTGAIRVTPKFTKMIIGAMIGIVGLLLVNLVASLFGFDMGIRSGGPLSIVISLVIIVVAALSFLLDFDQIERAVKDGAPANTAWYYAFGLMVTLVWLYLEILRLLSYLRQD; encoded by the coding sequence GTGCAGAAGCCCCGCACCAGCAGCAATCCGGCGTTCAAGAACGTCGACGCCATCGTGCAGGCCCAGCAGAACGCCGCGCCGACCGCGTCCGCGCTGCAGGACATGTACAACCAGCCGTCCTACACACCGCCGGCCACCGCCGGCCGGCGCTACCTCACGGTCGACGACGTCATCGCCAAGACGGCCACCGTCCTCGGCGTGGCGATCATCGCCGCCCTGGCCACGATCTGGCTGCAGAACTCCGGGACCGTGAACACCTACGGTCTGATGATCCCGGCGCTGCTCGTCGGTTTCGTGCTGTCGATGGTCATCATCTTCAAGCGCTCGTCCAACCCCGGGCTGATCCTGGCCTACTCGATCGCCGAAGGCATCCTGCTCGGCGCGATCACCGGCCTGTTCGAGAGCATCCCGCAGTACGAAGGCATCGGCCTGCAGGCCCTCGCCGGCACCATGAGCGTCTTCGTCGGCATGCTGGTCGTCTACAAGACCGGCGCCATCCGGGTCACCCCGAAGTTCACCAAAATGATCATCGGCGCCATGATCGGCATCGTCGGCCTGCTGCTGGTCAACCTGGTCGCGTCCCTGTTCGGCTTCGACATGGGGATCCGCAGCGGTGGCCCGCTGTCGATCGTCATCTCGCTGGTCATTATCGTGGTCGCGGCCCTGAGCTTCCTGCTCGACTTCGACCAGATCGAGCGGGCCGTCAAGGACGGTGCCCCGGCCAACACGGCCTGGTACTACGCCTTCGGCCTGATGGTCACCCTGGTCTGGCTGTACCTGGAGATCTTGCGTCTCCTGTCGTACCTGCGTCAGGACTGA
- a CDS encoding SGNH/GDSL hydrolase family protein, with product MARDTRPAVAPAAASAPDATLTGRVTRALAARTAVTLAAGVGVAVGTGSAAWKGLEHQARLAAERIGLAAEPPPRRDGVYLPDGRFRRLPTVPRNLSRLRLAMLGDSSSAGFGAADEDFLPGVMLARDLSARLYRPVQLSTHAVVGTGAADLARQVEAALLDGVDVAVVIVGPNDVRDRVAPAESVRALAAAVARLRTHDVVVVVGTCPDLGVITPIPAPLRQLAGYWSRSLAARQEQAVHRAGGLAVPIGRWVSPGFVGHPELFSPDLFHPSGEGYARAVAVLSPAVLTGLGSAVSAAVAAVPEFPASRLPDGHRSADAGGGRSG from the coding sequence ATGGCGAGGGACACCCGACCGGCGGTCGCACCGGCGGCGGCGTCGGCACCGGACGCCACCCTGACGGGTCGGGTGACCCGGGCCCTGGCCGCCCGCACCGCGGTGACGCTGGCCGCCGGGGTCGGCGTCGCGGTCGGCACCGGGTCGGCGGCGTGGAAGGGCCTGGAACACCAGGCCCGGCTGGCCGCGGAGCGGATCGGGTTGGCCGCCGAGCCGCCGCCCCGCCGGGACGGCGTCTACCTCCCGGACGGGCGCTTCCGCCGCCTGCCCACCGTGCCGCGGAACCTGTCGCGGCTGCGGCTGGCGATGCTGGGCGACTCGTCCAGTGCCGGCTTCGGGGCCGCCGACGAGGACTTCCTGCCGGGCGTGATGCTGGCCCGCGACCTGTCCGCGCGGCTCTACCGTCCGGTGCAGCTGTCCACCCACGCGGTGGTCGGCACCGGCGCGGCGGACCTGGCCCGTCAGGTCGAGGCGGCGCTGCTGGACGGCGTCGACGTGGCCGTGGTCATCGTGGGCCCGAACGACGTGCGGGACCGGGTCGCGCCCGCGGAGTCGGTGCGGGCACTGGCCGCGGCGGTGGCGCGGCTCCGTACGCACGACGTCGTCGTGGTCGTCGGCACCTGCCCGGATCTGGGGGTCATCACCCCCATCCCGGCCCCGCTGCGGCAGCTCGCCGGGTACTGGTCGCGGTCGTTGGCCGCCCGCCAGGAGCAGGCGGTGCACCGGGCGGGCGGTCTGGCGGTGCCGATCGGGCGGTGGGTCAGCCCCGGGTTCGTGGGTCATCCGGAGCTGTTCTCACCGGATCTGTTCCACCCGTCGGGCGAGGGCTACGCGCGGGCGGTCGCCGTGCTGTCCCCGGCCGTCCTCACCGGCCTCGGGTCGGCCGTGTCGGCCGCGGTCGCCGCAGTGCCGGAGTTCCCGGCGTCCCGTCTGCCGGACGGCCACCGGTCCGCGGACGCGGGCGGCGGTCGGTCGGGCTGA
- the eno gene encoding phosphopyruvate hydratase, whose protein sequence is MAAIELIEAREILDSRGNPTVEVEVELEDGTLARAAVPSGASTGEHEAVELRDGDAKRYLGKGVQKAVDGIIDEIGPELIGMDAVEQRNIDQKLIDLDGTPDKSRLGANALLGVSLAVAKAAADSADLELFRYIGGPNAHILPVPMMNIINGGAHADSGVDCQEFMIAPIGAETFKESLRWGAEVYHTLKSVLKKQGFSTGLGDEGGFAPALASSRAALDLILEAISQAGFTPGKDIAVALDVAATEFHSEGSYQFEGKAHSSAEMIAFYAALVADYPIVSIEDPLSEDDWDGWVEMTAQLGSKIQIVGDDLFVTNPERLERGIGLRAANALLVKVNQIGTLTETLDAVSLAQTNGYRCMMSHRSGETEDTTIADLAVATSSGQIKTGAPARSERVAKYNQLLRIEDNLNDAAVYMGELAFPRFTAGS, encoded by the coding sequence GTGGCGGCCATCGAACTGATCGAAGCACGCGAAATTCTGGACTCCCGGGGCAACCCGACCGTCGAGGTCGAGGTGGAGCTGGAAGACGGCACCCTGGCCCGCGCGGCCGTTCCGTCCGGCGCCTCCACCGGTGAGCACGAGGCCGTGGAGCTGCGCGACGGCGACGCCAAGCGCTACCTGGGCAAGGGCGTGCAGAAGGCCGTCGACGGCATCATCGACGAGATCGGCCCCGAGCTCATCGGCATGGACGCCGTGGAGCAGCGCAACATCGACCAGAAGCTGATCGACCTGGACGGCACCCCCGACAAGTCCCGCCTCGGCGCAAACGCGCTGCTGGGTGTGTCGCTCGCGGTGGCCAAGGCCGCCGCCGACTCCGCCGACCTGGAGCTGTTCCGCTACATCGGCGGACCGAACGCGCACATCCTGCCGGTGCCGATGATGAACATCATCAACGGTGGCGCGCACGCCGACTCCGGCGTCGACTGCCAGGAGTTCATGATCGCCCCGATCGGCGCGGAGACCTTCAAGGAGTCGCTGCGCTGGGGTGCGGAGGTCTACCACACCCTCAAGTCGGTGCTGAAGAAGCAGGGCTTCTCCACCGGGCTCGGCGACGAGGGCGGCTTCGCGCCGGCACTGGCCTCCAGCCGCGCCGCGCTGGACCTCATCCTCGAGGCGATCAGCCAGGCCGGGTTCACCCCGGGCAAGGACATCGCCGTCGCGCTGGACGTCGCCGCCACCGAGTTCCACTCCGAGGGCAGCTACCAGTTCGAGGGCAAGGCCCACAGCTCCGCCGAGATGATCGCGTTCTACGCCGCGCTCGTCGCCGATTACCCGATCGTGTCCATCGAGGACCCGCTGTCGGAGGACGACTGGGACGGCTGGGTCGAGATGACCGCGCAGCTGGGCAGCAAGATCCAGATCGTCGGCGACGACCTGTTCGTCACCAACCCGGAGCGCCTCGAGCGCGGCATCGGCCTCCGCGCCGCCAACGCCCTGCTGGTCAAGGTCAACCAGATCGGCACGCTGACCGAGACGCTGGACGCCGTCTCGCTGGCCCAGACCAACGGCTACCGCTGCATGATGAGCCACCGCTCCGGCGAGACCGAGGACACCACCATCGCCGACCTGGCCGTGGCGACCTCGTCCGGCCAGATCAAGACCGGCGCCCCGGCCCGGTCCGAGCGGGTCGCCAAGTACAACCAGCTGCTGCGCATCGAGGACAACCTCAACGACGCCGCGGTCTACATGGGCGAGCTGGCCTTCCCCCGGTTCACCGCCGGCAGCTGA